One genomic region from Stackebrandtia nassauensis DSM 44728 encodes:
- a CDS encoding DUF4267 domain-containing protein, with translation MTLRRIATVLTLLVAAFLIYMGIGFLIDPLGNAAGFGLPEASWPGADASAFLNVKGGRDIGIGLTVLALVFARQPKATGLALLAMAVMPVFDAGIVLSYGGSLAAALGIHISAAVIVAASGVLQLFAAKRQQR, from the coding sequence GTGACCCTCCGCCGCATCGCCACCGTCCTCACCCTTCTCGTCGCCGCCTTCCTCATCTACATGGGCATCGGCTTCCTGATCGACCCGCTCGGCAACGCCGCCGGTTTCGGCCTGCCCGAGGCCAGCTGGCCCGGCGCCGACGCGTCCGCCTTCCTGAACGTCAAGGGGGGCCGCGACATCGGCATCGGCCTCACCGTCCTGGCCCTGGTGTTCGCCCGCCAGCCCAAGGCCACCGGCCTGGCCCTGCTAGCCATGGCCGTGATGCCGGTCTTCGACGCCGGCATCGTGCTGTCCTACGGCGGCAGCCTGGCCGCCGCCCTCGGCATCCACATCTCCGCCGCCGTCATCGTCGCGGCCTCCGGTGTCCTGCAACTGTTCGCCGCCAAGCGGCAGCAGCGCTGA
- a CDS encoding NADH-quinone oxidoreductase subunit L — MIAATWALPLVPALLAAVGLLTPLRMRRVAAGLGLAGSGIALATAVALLVMGAKQTSANNLIDFGDVEVGLSVHIDPKVSAVAVAVTTVALLVQLYSIAYLRGDERYAPYAAQVGLFTAAMLLVVVADDLVPLLVGWEVMGACSYLLIGHDRELPEAPTAAVKAFVVTRVGDIGFLLGVVLLGVHAGTFNITEILRGVPELDGGVLLAAGLLILAGAAGKSAQFPLHTWLPDAMAGPTPISALIHAATMVAAGAYVLFRLLPIYAAQPVSTTVIAAVAAVTMVLAACAALAADDLKRVLAWSTVSQVAFMFGGIAVLAPDAALFHLLSHAAFKALLFLCAGAVIHMVASNLMSRMGGLRSGAPVTFWTMTLGFAALVGVPPLAGFWSKESILGAAFESTTPAASLVWWAGLLTVALTGAYATRAWLRTFFGRTRTPDAHIHDPEPLMRWPLIVLAVPTVGVGLLAFGGILTDLPAIHVGPLAIVLLVSALGVAASYALWRRDPAADPAAALGPARPVFERAFYCDEAQDALVVRPTLLAARLARRADERLVDGAVENSGTLTTTLARLTATAHTFGVPRHLLATLAGAVLIGLVGVAAYWGVLS; from the coding sequence ATGATCGCCGCGACCTGGGCGCTGCCGCTGGTGCCCGCGCTGCTGGCCGCCGTCGGGCTGCTGACGCCGCTGCGTATGCGCCGGGTCGCCGCCGGGCTCGGGCTGGCCGGTTCCGGGATCGCGCTGGCAACCGCCGTGGCGCTGCTCGTCATGGGCGCCAAGCAGACCAGCGCGAACAACCTGATCGACTTCGGTGACGTCGAGGTGGGCCTGAGCGTCCACATCGACCCCAAGGTGTCGGCGGTGGCCGTCGCCGTGACCACGGTGGCGCTGCTGGTGCAGCTGTACTCGATCGCGTACCTGCGCGGCGACGAACGCTACGCCCCCTACGCCGCCCAGGTCGGCCTGTTCACCGCCGCGATGCTGCTGGTCGTCGTCGCCGACGACCTGGTGCCGCTGCTGGTGGGCTGGGAGGTCATGGGCGCGTGCTCGTACCTGCTGATCGGGCACGACCGTGAGCTTCCCGAGGCACCCACGGCAGCCGTGAAGGCCTTCGTCGTCACCCGGGTGGGAGACATCGGGTTCCTGCTGGGCGTGGTGCTGTTGGGCGTGCACGCGGGAACCTTCAACATCACCGAGATACTGCGCGGCGTTCCCGAGCTGGACGGTGGCGTACTGCTGGCCGCCGGGCTGCTGATCCTGGCCGGAGCCGCGGGTAAGAGCGCCCAGTTCCCGCTGCACACCTGGCTTCCCGACGCCATGGCCGGTCCCACCCCGATCTCGGCGCTGATCCACGCCGCCACCATGGTCGCCGCCGGAGCCTACGTGCTGTTCCGGCTGCTGCCGATCTACGCCGCCCAGCCGGTGTCCACAACGGTCATCGCGGCGGTCGCCGCCGTCACGATGGTGCTGGCCGCCTGCGCCGCCCTGGCCGCCGACGACCTCAAACGGGTGCTGGCCTGGTCGACCGTCAGCCAGGTCGCGTTCATGTTCGGCGGCATCGCGGTCCTGGCCCCGGACGCGGCGCTGTTCCACCTGCTGAGCCACGCGGCGTTCAAGGCGCTGCTGTTCCTGTGCGCGGGCGCGGTGATCCACATGGTCGCCAGCAACCTGATGAGCCGGATGGGCGGACTGCGCTCCGGCGCGCCGGTCACCTTCTGGACCATGACGCTCGGATTCGCGGCCCTGGTGGGGGTTCCGCCACTGGCGGGCTTCTGGAGCAAGGAGTCCATACTGGGCGCCGCCTTCGAGTCGACGACCCCCGCGGCCAGCCTGGTGTGGTGGGCGGGCCTGCTCACCGTCGCGCTGACCGGCGCCTACGCCACCCGCGCCTGGCTGCGCACCTTCTTCGGCCGGACCCGCACCCCCGACGCCCACATCCACGACCCGGAACCGCTGATGCGCTGGCCGCTGATCGTGCTGGCGGTGCCCACCGTCGGCGTCGGGCTGCTGGCCTTCGGCGGCATCCTCACCGACCTGCCCGCGATCCACGTCGGCCCGCTGGCGATCGTGCTGCTGGTCTCGGCGCTGGGCGTCGCGGCGTCCTACGCGCTGTGGCGGCGCGACCCGGCCGCCGACCCCGCCGCCGCGCTGGGCCCGGCCCGGCCGGTCTTCGAGCGGGCCTTCTACTGCGACGAGGCCCAGGACGCGCTGGTGGTGCGCCCGACGCTGCTGGCCGCCCGGCTGGCGCGCCGCGCCGACGAACGGCTCGTGGACGGCGCCGTCGAGAACAGCGGCACCCTGACCACGACACTCGCGCGCCTCACCGCCACCGCCCACACCTTCGGTGTGCCAAGGCATCTGCTGGCCACCCTCGCCGGAGCCGTCCTCATCGGACTCGTCGGCGTCGCCGCTTACTGGGGGGTGCTGTCGTGA
- a CDS encoding MarR family winged helix-turn-helix transcriptional regulator yields MDDGLADLLHRVVTLLGDAARRRTDDRDGLTYSQIRLLGALEEIEPTTQHRLAQALSVSDPAISRALRPLEADGLVRITVDPAHARRRLVRLNQDGRDAFHAAGKPLYDEFRAALVAAGFPYERYLADTHRLAELLASDETARRKAR; encoded by the coding sequence GTGGATGACGGACTCGCCGACCTGCTGCACCGCGTGGTCACGCTGCTGGGCGACGCCGCCCGGCGGCGCACCGACGACCGTGACGGCTTGACCTACAGCCAGATCCGGCTCCTGGGCGCGCTGGAGGAGATCGAGCCGACCACCCAGCATCGGCTCGCGCAGGCGTTGTCGGTGTCCGACCCGGCGATCAGCCGGGCGCTGCGGCCGCTCGAAGCCGACGGTCTGGTGCGGATCACCGTCGACCCCGCGCACGCCCGGCGGCGGCTGGTCCGGCTCAACCAGGACGGCCGCGATGCCTTCCACGCCGCCGGAAAGCCGCTGTACGACGAGTTCCGCGCGGCGCTCGTCGCGGCAGGTTTCCCCTACGAGCGCTACCTCGCCGACACCCACCGGCTCGCCGAACTCCTCGCGTCCGACGAAACCGCCCGGCGAAAGGCGCGATGA
- the nuoK gene encoding NADH-quinone oxidoreductase subunit NuoK: MHPVIPYVLAALLFGVGVYGVLVRRNAVLVLAAVELMLGAVNLVLVTADVAPLTGEGGGYTGQSFALFVIVIAAAEIGVGLALVLHLFRLRGSIDTERIDAEDDEREVAT, encoded by the coding sequence GTGCACCCGGTGATCCCGTACGTGCTCGCCGCGCTGCTGTTCGGCGTGGGTGTCTACGGTGTGCTGGTCCGCCGCAACGCCGTCCTCGTGCTCGCCGCCGTCGAGCTGATGCTCGGCGCCGTCAACCTGGTGCTGGTGACCGCCGACGTCGCACCGCTGACCGGTGAGGGCGGTGGCTACACCGGACAGTCGTTCGCGCTGTTCGTCATCGTCATCGCCGCCGCCGAGATCGGGGTGGGCCTGGCGCTGGTGCTGCACCTGTTCCGGCTGCGCGGCAGCATCGACACCGAGCGGATCGACGCCGAGGACGACGAGCGCGAGGTGGCGACATGA
- a CDS encoding DUF4383 domain-containing protein produces MDHLPINHHLRPLYRVLAFLTGVYILVFGILGYVKSKGLETFAQPNDADLPRVLWLDANPAFSILSIVVGAVVVLAVIVGRNVDFYVNLLAGSVFLLASMAMMALLHTDLNYLGFTMATCIASMILGLIMFTAGLYGRVGSSEREAAAEAHRHGQTVTDH; encoded by the coding sequence GTGGATCATCTACCAATCAATCACCACCTGCGCCCGCTGTACCGAGTGCTCGCGTTTCTGACCGGGGTCTACATCCTGGTGTTCGGCATCCTCGGCTACGTGAAGTCAAAGGGCCTGGAGACCTTCGCCCAACCCAATGACGCCGATCTGCCCCGGGTGCTGTGGCTGGACGCCAACCCGGCGTTCTCCATCCTGTCGATCGTGGTCGGCGCGGTCGTGGTGCTGGCGGTCATCGTCGGACGCAACGTCGACTTCTACGTGAACCTGCTGGCGGGATCGGTGTTCCTGCTGGCGAGCATGGCGATGATGGCGCTGCTGCACACCGACCTCAACTACCTGGGCTTCACGATGGCGACCTGCATCGCCTCGATGATTCTGGGCCTGATCATGTTCACCGCCGGTCTGTACGGCCGGGTGGGTTCGTCCGAGCGGGAGGCCGCCGCCGAGGCGCACCGTCACGGGCAGACGGTCACCGACCACTAG
- a CDS encoding NADH-quinone oxidoreductase subunit N: MNTQAIDHVALLPGYLAAATAVLALLTDLVFARRAAVLAVTGLGVLATAVGAVWVASLGERQTFCTDDGCSYVTSRPGALVVVVLCALTLAVLGLSAPTLRDTDGPPVGEYTFLLACSLTGGVLLAYARDLITLVVALETLTLPLYVLVAMRRKEERSAEASVNFLLVSVAASALTLFGAALLYAVTGTVQLTALASALDGDTIPLTAAAVALVVTGMAFKVAAVPLHGWAPGTYDGAPLPVAAYLSTASKLGGVVALVWVLTIGLKPVLPIAGTVLAVLAVATMTVGNLAALRQTRAVRLLAWSSIAQAGYLLAPLGALAAATGPATVRAAATAVIGFAVFYAVMELAAFAALIGLRGRHPDGGELTDYTGAARRSPLTGAVLILALTALAGLPPGLAGLFAKITVISAVAGAAPWLAVVIAVNAVIGLVYYLRFSVLLLRPGSVGAAPAPWPVAATVAISAVVALVVGFAPQLILGLA, from the coding sequence GTGAACACCCAGGCCATCGACCACGTCGCGCTGCTGCCGGGCTACCTGGCCGCCGCCACCGCCGTGCTCGCCCTGCTGACCGACCTCGTATTCGCCCGCCGCGCCGCGGTCCTGGCCGTCACCGGCCTGGGCGTGCTCGCCACCGCCGTCGGCGCCGTATGGGTCGCCAGCCTCGGCGAACGCCAGACCTTCTGCACCGACGACGGCTGCTCCTACGTCACCAGCCGACCCGGCGCGCTCGTGGTCGTCGTCCTGTGCGCGCTGACGCTGGCCGTCCTCGGCCTGTCCGCCCCGACGCTGCGCGACACCGACGGCCCACCCGTGGGGGAGTACACCTTCCTGCTGGCCTGCTCGCTGACCGGCGGCGTCCTGCTCGCCTACGCCCGCGACCTCATCACCCTCGTTGTCGCCCTGGAAACCCTCACGCTGCCGCTGTACGTCCTGGTCGCCATGCGCCGCAAGGAAGAGCGCAGCGCCGAAGCCTCGGTGAACTTCCTGCTCGTCTCGGTCGCGGCCTCCGCGCTGACCCTGTTCGGCGCCGCGCTGCTGTACGCCGTCACCGGCACCGTCCAGCTCACCGCGCTCGCGTCCGCACTGGACGGTGACACCATCCCGCTGACCGCCGCCGCGGTCGCCCTCGTCGTCACCGGCATGGCCTTCAAGGTCGCCGCGGTCCCGCTCCACGGCTGGGCACCGGGCACCTACGACGGTGCCCCGCTGCCCGTCGCGGCCTACCTGTCCACCGCGTCCAAACTGGGCGGTGTCGTGGCGCTGGTGTGGGTGCTGACCATCGGCCTGAAACCGGTGCTGCCCATCGCCGGGACCGTGCTGGCGGTGCTCGCCGTGGCCACCATGACAGTCGGCAACCTGGCCGCGCTGCGCCAGACCCGCGCGGTGCGGCTGCTGGCCTGGTCGTCCATCGCCCAGGCCGGATACCTGCTGGCCCCCCTGGGCGCGTTGGCCGCCGCCACCGGCCCCGCGACGGTCCGCGCCGCGGCCACCGCCGTCATCGGCTTCGCCGTGTTCTACGCGGTCATGGAACTGGCCGCGTTCGCCGCCCTCATCGGCCTGCGGGGACGACACCCCGACGGCGGCGAGCTCACCGACTACACCGGCGCCGCCCGCCGGTCGCCGCTGACCGGCGCCGTCCTCATCCTGGCGCTGACGGCACTGGCGGGACTGCCGCCGGGCCTGGCCGGACTGTTCGCCAAGATCACCGTCATCTCCGCCGTCGCCGGTGCCGCGCCGTGGCTGGCGGTCGTCATCGCCGTCAACGCCGTGATCGGTCTCGTGTACTACCTGCGGTTCTCGGTCCTGTTGCTGCGTCCCGGTTCCGTCGGCGCCGCCCCCGCACCCTGGCCGGTGGCCGCCACCGTCGCGATCTCCGCCGTGGTGGCGCTCGTCGTGGGCTTCGCGCCGCAGCTCATCCTCGGGCTGGCCTGA
- a CDS encoding acyl-CoA desaturase, which produces MTTFTGTESGKTAPVGERTAPEPKPLTVGKQSTGTLMGLWFVVLGPFVALAVAIPLLWGWGVSWIDLAIAVVMYNVSGFGVTVGFHRYFTHGGFRAKRWMRVTLAVAGSLSAEGSVIQWVADHRRHHAFSDKEGDPHSPWRYGTSFGALMKGMWHAHVGWMFKRDMTNPERFTPDLLADKDIRRVDNMFGLLFATTLLAPAIVGGLVTWSWQGALTAFLWGSLVRIGFLHHVTWSINSVCHVWGERPFATRDGDKAANFWPLALLSMGESWHNLHHSDPTCARHGVMRGQIDTSARLIWIFEKFGWVDEVRWPKRQRLEKKMSGKYDRLRA; this is translated from the coding sequence ATGACGACCTTCACTGGCACCGAATCCGGAAAGACAGCTCCCGTCGGGGAGCGAACTGCCCCGGAACCCAAACCCCTCACCGTCGGCAAACAGAGCACGGGCACCCTGATGGGGTTGTGGTTCGTCGTTCTGGGGCCGTTCGTGGCGCTGGCCGTCGCGATCCCGCTGCTGTGGGGCTGGGGCGTCTCCTGGATCGACCTGGCCATCGCGGTCGTCATGTACAACGTCTCCGGCTTCGGCGTCACCGTCGGTTTCCACCGCTACTTCACCCACGGCGGGTTCCGCGCCAAGCGCTGGATGCGGGTCACGCTGGCCGTCGCGGGTTCACTGTCCGCCGAGGGCTCGGTGATCCAGTGGGTCGCCGACCACCGCCGCCACCACGCCTTCTCCGACAAGGAGGGCGACCCGCACTCGCCGTGGCGCTACGGCACCAGCTTCGGCGCCCTGATGAAGGGCATGTGGCACGCTCACGTCGGCTGGATGTTCAAGCGCGACATGACCAACCCGGAGCGCTTCACCCCCGACCTGCTGGCCGACAAGGACATCCGCCGCGTCGACAACATGTTCGGCCTGCTGTTCGCCACCACGCTGCTGGCCCCGGCCATCGTCGGCGGTCTGGTCACCTGGTCCTGGCAGGGCGCGCTGACCGCGTTCCTGTGGGGCAGCCTGGTCCGGATCGGCTTCCTGCACCACGTCACCTGGTCCATCAACTCGGTGTGCCACGTGTGGGGTGAACGCCCCTTCGCCACCCGGGACGGCGACAAGGCCGCGAACTTCTGGCCGCTGGCCCTGCTGTCCATGGGCGAGTCCTGGCACAACCTGCACCACTCCGACCCGACCTGCGCCCGCCACGGCGTGATGCGCGGTCAGATCGACACCTCGGCCCGCCTGATCTGGATCTTCGAGAAGTTCGGCTGGGTCGACGAGGTCCGGTGGCCGAAACGTCAGCGGCTCGAGAAGAAGATGTCGGGAAAGTACGACAGACTACGAGCGTGA
- a CDS encoding TetR/AcrR family transcriptional regulator: MSTQTRKERERAQRHQLIITTARELAEADGWDAVTTRKLSERIEYSQPVLYSHFKGKRAIMDAVILEGCAELAVLMREARTRARRPDTALTAVADAYMDFGREHPATFDAMFTLPSDLPFGPEAPQPLKDAFAELYAVFSPLAGSRDPMVFTEVGWSAIHGVAVLDRSGRLPPQDANKRLSILVKQLLAPEPGD; this comes from the coding sequence GTGAGCACTCAAACCCGCAAGGAACGCGAACGCGCGCAACGGCACCAGCTGATCATCACCACGGCCCGCGAACTCGCCGAGGCCGACGGCTGGGACGCGGTCACCACCCGCAAGCTGTCGGAACGCATCGAGTACAGCCAGCCGGTGCTGTACAGCCACTTCAAGGGCAAACGCGCCATCATGGACGCCGTCATCCTGGAGGGGTGCGCGGAACTGGCCGTGCTGATGCGGGAGGCGCGCACCCGGGCCCGTCGGCCGGACACCGCCCTGACCGCCGTCGCCGACGCGTACATGGACTTCGGCCGCGAGCACCCGGCGACCTTCGACGCCATGTTCACGCTGCCCAGCGACCTGCCCTTCGGGCCCGAGGCCCCGCAACCGCTCAAGGACGCCTTCGCCGAGTTGTACGCGGTCTTCTCGCCGCTGGCGGGCAGCCGTGACCCGATGGTGTTCACCGAGGTCGGCTGGAGCGCCATCCACGGCGTGGCCGTCCTGGACCGCAGCGGCAGGCTGCCGCCCCAGGACGCCAACAAACGGCTGTCGATACTGGTCAAACAGCTGCTGGCCCCCGAGCCGGGGGACTAG
- a CDS encoding NADH-quinone oxidoreductase subunit M — protein sequence MGGAVVKAVLVAVIALPALGALAAMAGRRSGERFAKWIAVGFAAAGLVAAAVLPLGAGDGPMWHRLNLPWAETIGLRFDLGVDGVSYPLIVLTALLTLLCCVHTLLYEPERGRGGVLSALLLVVAAGIIGVFTAANLVAFFVFFELVLLPMWAIIHWWGGPKRQHAALKFALYTLLGSLLLLAGIFVVGGTSGTGDLVALTEGAAAKLPAGTQLLAFALLTLGFAVKAPLWPLHTWLPDAHTEAPTVGSVILAGVLLKMGTYGMVRVSLGVAPDGAAQAAPVLGVLAVAAILIGGLVCLAQTELKRLIAYSSVGHMGFVVLGIATGTASGINAALYGNIAHGLITGLLFFLAGAVKDRTHSGELARLGGLRNVAPGLAGVLGFTALASLGLPGLAGFWGEAFAVYGSVTAAKPLWIVLAVLAACGAALAAVYLLRLLRLVTHGPSSPFIAGLGPAAALKRGEIAVWAPIIAGIVVFGLAPWLLLDTFASPLLEAVIGK from the coding sequence CTGGGGGGTGCTGTCGTGAAGGCCGTACTCGTCGCCGTCATCGCGCTGCCCGCCCTGGGGGCCCTGGCCGCCATGGCCGGACGCCGCAGCGGCGAACGGTTCGCGAAGTGGATCGCGGTCGGATTCGCCGCCGCCGGGCTCGTCGCCGCCGCCGTACTGCCGCTGGGCGCGGGCGACGGTCCGATGTGGCACCGGCTGAACCTGCCGTGGGCCGAGACCATCGGGCTGCGCTTCGACCTCGGCGTCGACGGCGTGTCCTACCCGCTCATCGTCCTGACCGCGCTTTTGACGCTGCTGTGCTGCGTCCACACGCTGCTGTACGAACCCGAGCGCGGCCGAGGCGGCGTCCTGTCCGCGCTGCTGCTGGTGGTCGCCGCCGGGATCATCGGCGTGTTCACCGCCGCCAACCTGGTGGCGTTCTTCGTGTTCTTCGAACTGGTCCTGCTGCCGATGTGGGCGATCATCCACTGGTGGGGCGGACCGAAACGCCAGCACGCGGCCCTGAAGTTCGCCCTGTACACATTGCTGGGTTCGCTGTTGCTGCTGGCCGGGATCTTCGTCGTCGGCGGCACCTCCGGCACCGGCGACCTCGTCGCCCTCACCGAAGGCGCCGCGGCGAAACTGCCCGCCGGAACCCAGCTGCTGGCCTTCGCGCTGCTGACGCTCGGCTTCGCCGTCAAAGCACCACTGTGGCCGCTGCACACCTGGCTCCCGGACGCCCACACCGAGGCACCCACCGTCGGATCGGTGATCCTGGCCGGGGTGCTTTTGAAGATGGGCACCTACGGCATGGTCCGCGTCAGCCTCGGCGTCGCCCCCGACGGCGCCGCCCAGGCCGCACCCGTCCTGGGAGTGCTGGCCGTGGCCGCGATCCTCATCGGAGGACTGGTGTGCCTGGCCCAGACCGAACTCAAACGGCTCATCGCCTACTCCTCGGTGGGGCACATGGGATTCGTCGTCCTGGGCATCGCCACCGGGACCGCCTCGGGTATCAACGCCGCCCTGTACGGCAACATCGCCCACGGCCTCATCACCGGGCTGCTGTTCTTCCTCGCCGGAGCCGTCAAGGACCGCACCCACTCCGGAGAACTGGCGCGACTGGGCGGACTGCGCAACGTCGCCCCCGGCCTGGCGGGCGTCCTGGGCTTCACCGCCCTGGCCTCGCTGGGACTGCCGGGCCTGGCCGGGTTCTGGGGTGAGGCCTTCGCCGTCTACGGCTCGGTCACCGCCGCCAAACCACTGTGGATCGTGCTGGCGGTGCTGGCCGCGTGCGGCGCCGCCCTCGCCGCGGTCTACCTGCTTCGGTTGCTGCGCCTGGTGACCCACGGCCCCAGCTCGCCGTTCATCGCCGGGCTAGGACCCGCCGCCGCCCTCAAACGCGGCGAGATCGCCGTGTGGGCACCCATCATCGCCGGGATCGTCGTGTTCGGACTCGCGCCCTGGCTGCTACTGGACACCTTCGCGTCCCCGCTGCTGGAGGCGGTGATCGGCAAGTGA
- a CDS encoding SigE family RNA polymerase sigma factor, with product MRPEARAEYHEYVAARTDAMRRFAYLSCGDWHRAEDAVQEAFVKLYKAWSRARRHSLDAYTRRIVVNALIDDHRKSWFRRERPRERLPETAYNDDDGTERMAIMDALSQLPVKRRTTLILRYWEDQSVEQTAAIMNCSVHTVKSQTVRGLQTLRLLLTETVGEITEEAVS from the coding sequence ATGCGGCCCGAGGCGAGAGCGGAATACCACGAGTACGTGGCCGCGCGGACCGACGCCATGCGCCGGTTCGCGTATCTGTCGTGCGGCGACTGGCATCGCGCCGAGGACGCGGTGCAGGAGGCGTTCGTCAAGCTGTACAAGGCCTGGTCGCGGGCCAGACGCCACTCGCTGGACGCCTACACCCGCCGGATCGTCGTCAACGCGCTGATCGACGACCACCGCAAGAGCTGGTTCCGGCGGGAGCGGCCCCGCGAACGGTTGCCCGAGACCGCCTACAACGACGACGACGGCACCGAACGGATGGCGATCATGGACGCACTGAGTCAGCTGCCCGTCAAACGCCGCACCACCCTGATACTGCGCTACTGGGAGGACCAGTCGGTGGAGCAGACCGCCGCCATCATGAACTGTTCGGTTCACACCGTGAAGAGCCAGACGGTCCGCGGCTTGCAGACGCTGCGGCTGCTGCTGACCGAGACCGTCGGCGAGATCACCGAGGAGGCGGTGTCATGA
- a CDS encoding TMEM175 family protein, which yields MTTFSDQTDGTRTAAAERLSMFVDAVIAIALTLLALELPVPTGDTTDAMLRSASAHSSEYLAFGLGFVVIAAHWRAHHEIFRHVHSLSNRLVSLTLVWLFMQVLMPFATRVITAEGALPPRFSLYAIVQVLASASFALIIREIRREHLHRTEDPPREFAQSLVRSICLATVFALSVPVVFLTGSTLAYLCWLAAPIVLAVASRVRRRAVKSPRTA from the coding sequence ATGACCACCTTCTCCGACCAGACCGACGGGACCCGCACGGCCGCCGCCGAGCGGCTGTCCATGTTCGTCGACGCGGTGATCGCGATCGCGCTCACCTTGCTGGCGCTGGAACTCCCCGTTCCCACCGGCGACACCACCGACGCCATGCTCCGTTCGGCGTCGGCCCACAGCAGTGAGTACCTGGCCTTCGGACTCGGCTTCGTCGTGATCGCCGCCCACTGGCGCGCCCACCACGAGATCTTCCGACACGTCCACTCGCTGAGCAACCGCCTGGTCAGCCTTACCCTGGTCTGGCTGTTCATGCAGGTCCTGATGCCGTTCGCGACCCGGGTGATCACCGCCGAGGGCGCCCTCCCGCCCCGGTTCAGCCTGTACGCGATCGTGCAGGTCCTGGCGTCGGCCTCGTTCGCGCTGATCATCCGGGAGATCCGACGCGAACACCTGCACCGCACCGAGGACCCGCCGCGCGAGTTCGCCCAGAGCCTGGTGCGCAGCATCTGCCTGGCCACCGTGTTCGCGCTGTCCGTTCCCGTCGTGTTCCTGACCGGAAGCACCCTCGCGTACCTGTGCTGGCTCGCCGCGCCGATCGTGCTCGCCGTCGCCAGCCGCGTCCGGCGCCGCGCCGTCAAGTCGCCCCGCACCGCGTAG
- a CDS encoding TetR/AcrR family transcriptional regulator produces the protein MSSAQRREQLIMVARRAFAERGFDGTSVEEIAARAKVSKPVVYEHFGGKEGMYAVVVDREVRALLDRITKALTGGHPRELVEQAALALLDYIEGDTDGFRVLVRDSPVMSGSGNFSSVFNDVAHQVEGILGKQFKERGFDPKLAELYAQALVGMVGLVGRWWLEVRKPKKEAVAAHLVNLAWNGLHNLETKPKLGQRPKQD, from the coding sequence ATGTCCTCAGCGCAACGCCGAGAACAGCTGATCATGGTGGCGCGGCGGGCTTTCGCCGAACGCGGCTTCGACGGCACCAGCGTCGAGGAGATCGCCGCGCGCGCCAAGGTTTCCAAACCGGTGGTCTACGAGCACTTCGGCGGCAAGGAGGGCATGTACGCCGTGGTCGTCGACCGCGAGGTGCGGGCCCTGCTCGACCGCATCACCAAGGCCCTGACCGGCGGCCACCCCCGCGAGCTCGTCGAGCAGGCCGCGCTGGCGCTGCTGGACTACATCGAGGGTGACACCGACGGGTTCCGGGTGCTGGTGCGGGACTCGCCGGTCATGTCGGGTTCGGGGAACTTCTCCAGCGTTTTCAACGATGTAGCCCACCAGGTCGAGGGCATCCTCGGCAAGCAGTTCAAGGAACGCGGTTTCGACCCCAAGCTCGCCGAGCTGTACGCCCAGGCTCTGGTCGGGATGGTGGGGCTGGTGGGCCGGTGGTGGTTGGAGGTCCGCAAGCCGAAGAAGGAGGCGGTGGCCGCGCACCTGGTCAACCTCGCCTGGAACGGCCTGCACAACCTGGAGACCAAACCGAAACTGGGGCAGCGCCCGAAGCAGGACTAG